In Bacteroides sp., one genomic interval encodes:
- a CDS encoding inositol monophosphatase family protein: MKPNQQNLDPERLCRQVYDLAKGTGEFIRKEVDRLQHHQIESKGIHNFVTYVDKTAEKQLVEGLQKLLPEAGFIVEENTIDKQGESLQWVVDPLDGTTNFIHGVPVFSISIALMKDKEILLGVVYEINQDECFWAVKGKGAFLNDEPIRVSEAPTVNDSLLATGFPYYDYSRLDQYMKLFTWCLRNSHGVRRMGSAAVDLAYVACGRFDGFFEYSLSPWDVAAGALIVREAGGLVTDFCGGDNPVFGREIIATNPLIFDELLDKVREAFK, from the coding sequence ATGAAACCAAACCAACAGAATCTTGATCCTGAAAGGCTTTGCCGCCAGGTTTATGACCTTGCGAAGGGAACCGGCGAATTTATAAGAAAGGAAGTGGACCGGCTGCAACACCACCAGATAGAAAGCAAAGGCATCCACAACTTCGTCACTTACGTGGATAAAACTGCCGAGAAGCAACTGGTTGAAGGGCTACAAAAACTATTACCTGAAGCTGGTTTCATCGTGGAAGAGAATACCATTGACAAACAGGGCGAAAGCCTGCAGTGGGTCGTTGACCCCCTCGACGGCACCACCAACTTCATCCACGGGGTTCCGGTTTTCAGTATCTCCATCGCCCTGATGAAGGACAAGGAGATCCTCCTGGGGGTGGTTTATGAAATCAATCAGGATGAATGTTTTTGGGCGGTCAAGGGCAAGGGCGCCTTCCTCAACGATGAACCCATCCGCGTCTCTGAAGCCCCCACAGTCAACGACAGCCTGCTGGCCACTGGGTTCCCCTATTACGACTACAGCCGCCTCGACCAATATATGAAGCTTTTCACCTGGTGCCTGCGCAACTCACACGGGGTGCGCCGCATGGGCAGCGCAGCCGTTGATTTGGCCTATGTTGCCTGCGGCCGTTTCGACGGCTTCTTCGAATACAGCCTCAGCCCCTGGGACGTGGCCGCGGGTGCCCTCATCGTAAGGGAAGCCGGAGGACTGGTGACCGACTTCTGCGGTGGCGACAATCCTGTGTTTGGCAGGGAAATCATTGCCACCAACCCCTTGATATTTGACGAACTTCTTGACAAGGTCAGGGAAGCCTTCAAATAA
- the mtaB gene encoding tRNA (N(6)-L-threonylcarbamoyladenosine(37)-C(2))-methylthiotransferase MtaB: MSEKKKIAFHTLGCKLNFSETSSISRQFGGEEYEQVSFSEQADIYVINSCTVTRHAEKTCKALIRKAMKNNPNAHVAVIGCYSQINPEELRSLEGVDVVLGNADKFNLFEHIKGMEKSRQPEAPVEVQVHEPEAFVPSWSSDDRTRSFFKIQDGCDYFCSYCTIPLARGHSRSNTIAATLETARAIAGTNMKEVVLSGVNIGDFGKLNNETFYDFLKELVKVDGIDRIRISSVEPDLLHDEIIELVAAEPKLMPHFHIPLQSGSDAVLKAMGRHYDTALFASRVEKIRSLMPHACIAADLIVGFPAETDALFEESLRFVKSTEVSYIHVFTYSERENTRALKIEESVPPAIRHQRSQRMQQLSNQKKQAFYLENQGYKARVLWEKDNTQGYMHGFTDNYIKVKTPYDPGLINEIQEVVLNHMDEDGVYLI; this comes from the coding sequence ATGTCAGAAAAGAAAAAAATCGCTTTCCATACCCTGGGCTGTAAGCTCAATTTCTCGGAAACCTCGTCCATCAGCAGGCAGTTTGGTGGAGAGGAATATGAGCAGGTGTCCTTTTCGGAACAAGCCGACATATATGTGATCAACTCCTGTACGGTAACAAGGCACGCAGAGAAAACCTGCAAGGCCTTGATCAGGAAAGCTATGAAGAACAACCCTAACGCCCACGTTGCGGTCATAGGGTGCTACTCGCAAATCAATCCCGAGGAACTAAGATCCCTTGAAGGCGTGGACGTGGTGCTGGGCAATGCCGACAAATTCAACCTCTTCGAACACATCAAGGGAATGGAAAAAAGCCGGCAACCAGAAGCCCCCGTTGAGGTGCAGGTGCATGAGCCCGAAGCTTTTGTCCCTTCCTGGTCGTCCGACGACCGCACCCGTTCCTTTTTTAAGATTCAGGACGGCTGCGATTACTTCTGCAGCTATTGCACCATTCCACTGGCCAGGGGACACAGCCGCAGCAACACCATAGCCGCCACCCTCGAAACGGCAAGGGCTATTGCCGGCACAAACATGAAAGAGGTCGTGCTTTCGGGCGTTAACATCGGCGATTTTGGCAAACTGAACAACGAAACTTTTTATGACTTCCTGAAGGAGCTTGTGAAAGTGGATGGCATTGACCGCATCAGGATCTCCTCTGTTGAGCCCGACCTGCTTCACGATGAGATCATTGAACTGGTGGCTGCAGAACCAAAACTGATGCCGCACTTCCACATCCCCCTGCAGTCGGGCAGCGATGCCGTGCTCAAGGCCATGGGCAGGCACTACGACACGGCCTTATTTGCCTCAAGGGTCGAAAAGATCCGTTCCCTGATGCCTCATGCCTGTATTGCAGCTGACCTCATCGTGGGCTTCCCCGCTGAAACCGATGCCTTGTTTGAGGAATCCCTGCGCTTTGTGAAAAGCACCGAAGTATCCTATATCCACGTCTTCACCTACAGCGAACGCGAGAATACCCGCGCCCTGAAAATCGAGGAAAGTGTACCACCAGCCATCCGCCATCAGCGCTCCCAAAGGATGCAGCAGCTCTCGAATCAGAAGAAGCAGGCCTTTTATCTGGAAAACCAAGGCTATAAGGCCCGGGTACTCTGGGAAAAAGACAACACCCAGGGCTATATGCACGGTTTCACTGATAACTACATCAAGGTTAAAACACCTTACGATCCCGGGCTTATCAATGAAATTCAGGAGGTCGTACTGAACCATATGGATGAGGATGGAGTTTATTTAATATGA
- a CDS encoding glycoside hydrolase family 3 N-terminal domain-containing protein: protein MRILLLIFLFFFMSLSGMGQPYRNPDLPVEERVQDLLSRMTPEEKFWQLFMIPGDLGDDPQKYQAGIFGFQVHTAGHPNDVAQQGLAYAPGSNAREMAEKINAIQRYFLEESRLGIPTIPFDEALHGLVREGATAFPQAIGLAASWNTILMYEVASAIARETRSRGIRQVLSPVVNIAGDVRWGRTEETYGEDPFLVTEMGLAFVWAFEDLGIITTPKHFVANVGDGGRDSYPIHFNERFLREIHFPPFQASIREGGARSIMTAYSSVDGTPATSNDWLLNKVLRDEWGFRGFVISDAGATGGANVLHMTAADYPDATANSIPAGLDVIFQTSYDHHELFMPPFLDGSIPQEVIDEAVARVLRMKFELGLFENPYVDPDQAAFMNGNPHHRSLALEAALQSIVLLKNDQDLLPLSKNIRNLAVIGPDAAEARLGGYSGPGNNPVSLLDGIKSLVGNEINIHYVPGCERNPLEFVPVPTEALSCELNGQKQNGLLGEYFSNVSWDGQPAFTRVDRQVDFQWTLFGPDPEKLNYDFFSVRWTGKIRAPETGTCRIGIDGNDGSKLYLDGKLLLDNTIQRGRRFNMVEVHFEEGREYNLQIEYSEPRGNAWFRLVWDVGVENEDSSLEEAVALAASSDVAIVVVGIEEGEFRDRALLGLSGRQEELIRRVAATGTTVVVILIAGSPVTMNSWMDQADAILAAWYPGEQGGLALAEALFGDYNPAGRLPVTWPVHEGQLPLVYNHKPTGRGDDYMNLTGQPLFPFGYGLSYTTFDYSDARLENPVIPIGDTAWASVSISNTGERAGDEVVQLYLRDELASVARPVMELKGFQRVHLKPGESTKVRFAITPDMLSMLDKDLSKVIEPGDFRIMIGASSRDIRQRLILKVLPD, encoded by the coding sequence ATGCGGATCTTGCTGCTGATCTTCCTGTTCTTTTTTATGTCCCTTTCGGGAATGGGGCAGCCTTACCGCAATCCCGACCTGCCTGTGGAAGAGCGGGTGCAGGACTTGCTTTCGCGAATGACGCCGGAGGAAAAGTTCTGGCAGTTGTTCATGATCCCGGGCGATTTGGGCGATGATCCGCAAAAATACCAGGCTGGAATCTTTGGCTTCCAGGTCCATACCGCCGGCCATCCCAATGATGTAGCCCAGCAGGGACTTGCCTATGCCCCGGGAAGCAACGCCAGGGAAATGGCAGAAAAGATCAATGCCATCCAGCGTTATTTCCTGGAAGAAAGCCGCCTGGGTATTCCCACCATCCCGTTTGACGAGGCCCTGCACGGGCTGGTCCGCGAAGGCGCCACGGCCTTTCCACAGGCCATCGGGCTGGCAGCCTCGTGGAACACCATTCTGATGTATGAAGTGGCAAGCGCCATTGCCCGTGAGACCCGCTCCAGGGGCATTCGCCAGGTGCTCTCGCCGGTAGTGAACATTGCCGGCGATGTGCGCTGGGGAAGAACAGAAGAGACCTATGGGGAAGATCCTTTCCTCGTGACCGAAATGGGTCTGGCTTTTGTCTGGGCCTTTGAAGATTTGGGCATCATAACGACTCCCAAACATTTTGTGGCCAATGTAGGCGATGGCGGACGCGACAGCTATCCCATCCATTTCAATGAACGCTTCCTGCGTGAGATCCATTTTCCGCCTTTTCAGGCAAGCATCAGGGAGGGCGGAGCAAGGTCCATTATGACTGCCTACAGCTCGGTAGACGGCACGCCCGCCACGTCCAATGACTGGCTGCTCAATAAGGTGCTGCGCGACGAATGGGGCTTCAGGGGTTTTGTTATCTCTGATGCCGGGGCCACGGGCGGCGCCAACGTTTTGCATATGACCGCCGCCGATTATCCGGATGCCACCGCCAATTCAATTCCCGCCGGACTGGATGTCATATTCCAGACCAGCTACGACCATCACGAACTATTTATGCCCCCTTTCCTCGATGGAAGCATTCCGCAGGAAGTGATTGACGAAGCTGTGGCCCGGGTCCTGCGAATGAAATTTGAACTGGGCTTGTTTGAAAACCCTTATGTTGACCCGGATCAGGCCGCCTTTATGAATGGGAACCCTCATCACCGTAGCCTTGCCTTGGAAGCTGCCCTGCAATCGATTGTCCTGCTGAAGAACGATCAGGACCTGCTTCCGCTATCAAAAAATATCCGGAACCTTGCCGTCATAGGCCCTGATGCGGCCGAAGCACGCCTGGGTGGTTACAGCGGTCCTGGAAATAATCCCGTCAGCCTCCTGGATGGGATAAAATCCCTGGTGGGTAACGAAATCAATATCCATTATGTGCCCGGCTGTGAACGGAATCCCCTGGAATTTGTTCCGGTTCCCACAGAGGCCTTGTCCTGCGAACTGAATGGGCAAAAGCAAAACGGCCTGCTGGGCGAATATTTTTCCAATGTTAGCTGGGATGGGCAGCCGGCTTTTACGCGGGTTGACAGGCAGGTGGACTTTCAATGGACGCTTTTTGGCCCTGATCCTGAAAAGCTCAATTATGATTTCTTCTCGGTCAGGTGGACCGGCAAGATTCGGGCGCCCGAAACCGGAACCTGCCGCATCGGCATTGATGGCAACGACGGCTCTAAGCTATATTTGGACGGAAAGCTTTTATTGGACAATACCATCCAAAGGGGCCGAAGGTTCAACATGGTTGAGGTTCATTTTGAGGAAGGCCGAGAGTATAATCTGCAAATAGAATATTCCGAACCCAGGGGCAATGCCTGGTTCCGGCTGGTCTGGGATGTGGGTGTAGAAAATGAGGACAGCAGCCTGGAAGAGGCTGTTGCCCTTGCTGCAAGCAGCGATGTGGCCATCGTGGTGGTGGGCATTGAGGAAGGGGAGTTTCGCGACAGGGCCTTGCTGGGCTTGTCGGGCAGGCAGGAAGAACTGATAAGGAGGGTGGCAGCCACAGGAACGACTGTGGTGGTCATCCTCATAGCCGGTAGCCCTGTGACCATGAATTCCTGGATGGATCAGGCTGATGCCATTCTGGCGGCCTGGTATCCAGGGGAACAAGGGGGGCTGGCCCTGGCCGAAGCCCTTTTTGGCGATTACAATCCCGCAGGGCGGCTGCCCGTGACTTGGCCCGTGCACGAGGGACAACTCCCATTGGTTTACAACCATAAGCCCACCGGACGCGGCGACGATTACATGAACCTTACAGGACAACCCCTTTTCCCCTTTGGCTATGGTTTAAGTTATACCACATTTGATTATTCCGATGCCCGCCTGGAAAACCCTGTTATTCCTATAGGCGATACGGCTTGGGCTTCTGTTAGCATAAGCAATACTGGCGAAAGGGCAGGGGATGAGGTGGTCCAGCTATACCTGCGCGATGAGCTGGCCAGCGTGGCAAGGCCTGTGATGGAACTGAAAGGCTTTCAGCGGGTGCACCTCAAGCCGGGGGAATCCACAAAGGTTCGCTTTGCCATCACCCCCGACATGCTGTCCATGCTGGATAAGGATTTAAGTAAGGTGATTGAACCCGGCGATTTCCGCATCATGATCGGCGCCTCCTCCAGGGATATCCGTCAAAGGCTCATCCTGAAGGTCCTGCCCGACTAA
- a CDS encoding pyridoxal phosphate-dependent aminotransferase family protein gives MKLLQQKLSQYNLPQQAKALGIYPYFRAIESDQDTEVIVNGKKVLMFGSNSYLGLTNHPEVKEASRKAIEIYGTGCAGSRFLNGTLDIHLELEEKLARFVGKEEALVYSTGFQVNLGVVPTLTGRNDTILLDDADHASIIEGSRLAFSKVLKFSHNNMESLENKLKLCDPGTLKLIVVDGIFSMEGDITKLPDIVRLANQYNASIMVDDAHALGVIGEHGSGTASHYKLTDDVDLIMGTFSKSLASIGGFIASDAATINFLKHHSRPLIFSASITPASAASVIAALDIIKREPERIEKLWELTRKALESFKRLGFDTGRSETPIIPLYVRDDYKTMQMTQILLEKGIFANPVLSPAVKKEDTLIRFSLMATHTHEQLDYAIDTIAKVGRAFGVIE, from the coding sequence ATGAAACTACTTCAACAAAAGCTCTCACAATATAATCTTCCTCAACAGGCCAAAGCTCTTGGCATCTACCCGTATTTCAGGGCCATTGAATCAGATCAGGATACCGAAGTCATTGTAAATGGCAAGAAGGTGCTGATGTTCGGTTCCAATAGTTATCTTGGGCTGACGAATCACCCTGAGGTTAAGGAGGCATCGAGAAAAGCCATCGAGATATATGGGACAGGTTGTGCCGGGTCAAGGTTTTTGAACGGGACGCTGGATATCCACCTGGAGCTGGAAGAGAAGCTTGCCCGTTTTGTTGGGAAAGAAGAGGCGCTGGTTTACAGCACGGGCTTTCAGGTCAACCTGGGGGTGGTGCCTACACTGACCGGCCGCAATGATACCATTCTGCTGGATGATGCTGACCACGCCTCCATCATTGAAGGAAGCCGGTTGGCGTTTTCAAAAGTTCTGAAGTTTTCCCACAACAATATGGAGTCGCTTGAAAACAAACTGAAGCTTTGTGATCCGGGAACCCTGAAACTTATCGTTGTGGATGGCATCTTTTCGATGGAAGGGGATATCACAAAATTGCCTGATATTGTAAGGCTGGCCAACCAATATAACGCCTCCATTATGGTTGATGACGCTCACGCGCTTGGGGTGATCGGTGAACACGGCTCGGGCACTGCATCACATTATAAGCTGACGGATGATGTAGACCTGATCATGGGCACTTTTTCAAAGTCGCTTGCATCAATAGGCGGGTTCATTGCTTCGGATGCTGCTACCATAAATTTCCTGAAACATCACTCGCGTCCCCTTATCTTCAGTGCAAGCATTACCCCCGCTTCTGCCGCCAGTGTGATCGCTGCCCTTGACATCATCAAGCGTGAGCCCGAACGTATTGAAAAGCTATGGGAACTCACCCGTAAGGCTTTGGAAAGTTTTAAAAGGCTTGGCTTTGATACGGGCAGGTCGGAGACTCCCATTATTCCACTGTATGTGCGCGATGATTACAAGACCATGCAGATGACCCAGATCTTGCTGGAGAAGGGCATTTTTGCCAACCCCGTGCTTTCGCCTGCCGTCAAAAAGGAAGATACCCTGATCCGGTTTTCTTTGATGGCCACCCATACCCATGAACAGCTGGATTATGCCATTGATACCATTGCCAAGGTGGGTAGAGCGTTTGGGGTCATTGAATAA
- a CDS encoding SDR family oxidoreductase → MRKVILITGVSSGFGKAIALELTRQGHVVYGTSRRDGIKTEEERLLKADVTRASDVEQTVEEIVAQEGRIDVLINNAGFGLAGAIEDYNEEEAHLEIETNLLGAYRCSKSVLPHMRRQGAGTIITISSIAGLFGIPFQGFYSASKSGLEGLMQALRYEVSPYGVNVVVVNPGDFNTGFTVNRKMVANTRESDYKDRFLTTLEVIEKDEGEGLRPEILAKKVASIVKKRNPKPRYIVASLDQKLAVVLSKILPSRLFFRIIGSHYKV, encoded by the coding sequence ATGAGAAAAGTGATCTTAATCACCGGGGTTTCTTCCGGTTTTGGAAAAGCCATAGCCCTTGAGCTAACGAGGCAGGGGCATGTGGTATATGGCACCAGCCGGCGCGATGGAATAAAAACCGAAGAAGAAAGGTTGCTAAAAGCAGATGTGACTCGTGCTTCGGATGTGGAGCAAACAGTAGAGGAAATTGTGGCACAGGAGGGCCGGATTGATGTGCTGATCAATAACGCGGGTTTTGGACTTGCTGGGGCAATAGAAGACTACAATGAAGAAGAAGCCCACCTTGAAATTGAAACCAATCTCCTGGGAGCCTACCGTTGCAGTAAAAGCGTTTTACCCCATATGCGCAGGCAGGGCGCAGGAACCATTATTACCATCAGTTCAATAGCCGGACTTTTCGGGATTCCTTTCCAGGGATTTTATTCGGCCAGTAAATCAGGGCTGGAAGGATTGATGCAAGCCCTGCGATATGAGGTTTCTCCTTACGGAGTAAATGTGGTTGTTGTCAATCCCGGGGATTTTAATACAGGATTTACTGTTAACAGGAAAATGGTAGCGAATACTCGCGAAAGTGACTATAAAGATCGTTTTCTGACTACCCTGGAGGTCATTGAAAAAGACGAAGGGGAAGGGTTGAGGCCTGAGATCCTGGCAAAGAAAGTGGCCTCCATTGTCAAAAAGCGAAATCCAAAGCCCCGCTATATTGTGGCTTCGTTGGATCAGAAGCTGGCCGTGGTTCTGAGTAAAATTCTGCCTTCCAGGTTATTTTTCCGCATCATCGGGAGCCACTACAAGGTCTGA
- a CDS encoding alpha/beta hydrolase-fold protein → MKTKLPALVLWPALSIIASLVLGCSSKQKPTEPVILYHNDFPSQWIESRNVEVWLPPDYDPNKEYDVLYMHDGQNVFNATTAYGGIAWEADSVMQSLLDKDLIRPAIVVGIWNSPKRFQEYMPNEPSDQIFALRKAAQSEEELLSDQYLKFIVEELKPFIDKEYSTKKEASSTFIMGSSMGGLISLYALMKYPDVFGGAGCISTHWPALDGIFLEYLPGNLPDPDTHKLYFDHGTINLDSLYHPFQARVDSIVEASGYTSGQNWITLTFEGHDHNEAFWRDRLHRPLTFLLGKDQE, encoded by the coding sequence ATGAAAACAAAATTACCTGCCCTTGTTCTTTGGCCTGCATTGAGCATCATCGCCTCCCTTGTCCTTGGCTGCAGTTCAAAGCAAAAACCGACAGAACCAGTTATTTTATATCACAATGATTTTCCCAGCCAATGGATTGAGTCACGAAACGTGGAAGTCTGGCTCCCCCCGGATTATGACCCCAATAAAGAATATGACGTTTTATATATGCACGACGGGCAAAACGTTTTCAATGCAACCACTGCTTATGGAGGTATTGCCTGGGAGGCGGATTCAGTCATGCAAAGCCTTCTGGATAAGGATCTGATTAGGCCCGCCATCGTGGTGGGAATCTGGAACTCCCCCAAACGTTTCCAGGAATATATGCCCAACGAGCCCAGCGATCAGATCTTTGCTTTGCGCAAAGCCGCACAATCAGAGGAAGAACTGCTTTCCGACCAATACCTGAAATTCATTGTTGAAGAGCTAAAGCCATTCATCGACAAGGAATACAGCACCAAAAAGGAGGCCTCATCCACCTTCATCATGGGTTCAAGCATGGGTGGGCTGATCTCGCTTTATGCCTTAATGAAATATCCAGATGTTTTTGGAGGGGCCGGGTGCATCTCCACCCACTGGCCTGCCCTGGATGGGATTTTTCTGGAATACTTGCCTGGGAACCTTCCCGATCCTGACACCCATAAACTTTATTTCGATCACGGCACCATCAATCTCGATTCCCTTTACCATCCCTTCCAGGCAAGGGTCGATTCCATTGTGGAAGCCAGCGGATATACCAGCGGCCAGAACTGGATCACCCTGACCTTTGAAGGCCATGACCATAATGAAGCCTTCTGGCGCGACCGTCTCCACAGACCGTTGACCTTCCTGCTGGGAAAAGATCAGGAATGA
- a CDS encoding lipocalin family protein, producing MNRKHHKNFVLYLAWVMGILILQSCASIPKGAVPVSPFDKEQYLGKWYEVARLDFRFERNLNNTTAEYSENSDGSIKVDNQGYNYVKDEWQQAIGKAKFRGDENVAALKVSFFGPFYTGYNVIALDAEYQYALVAGRNLDYLWILSRRTTIPEDIKAQYLKIAADLGYETAELIWVEHNRN from the coding sequence ATGAACAGAAAACATCATAAAAATTTTGTCCTTTACCTGGCCTGGGTAATGGGCATCCTGATCCTGCAATCGTGTGCCAGCATTCCAAAAGGGGCGGTGCCTGTAAGTCCTTTCGACAAGGAGCAATACCTTGGCAAATGGTATGAGGTCGCCCGCCTGGACTTTCGCTTTGAGCGGAACCTGAACAATACCACGGCCGAATATTCGGAGAACTCCGACGGAAGCATAAAGGTGGATAACCAGGGCTATAATTATGTAAAAGACGAATGGCAGCAAGCCATCGGGAAAGCAAAATTCAGGGGTGATGAGAACGTGGCTGCCCTGAAAGTCAGCTTTTTCGGGCCTTTTTACACAGGGTATAATGTGATCGCCCTGGATGCGGAATACCAGTATGCCCTGGTGGCCGGCAGGAACCTTGATTACCTGTGGATCCTTTCGCGCAGGACCACCATTCCTGAAGACATCAAAGCCCAGTACCTGAAAATTGCCGCCGATTTGGGATATGAGACGGCTGAACTGATATGGGTGGAGCATAACCGGAATTAA
- a CDS encoding putative molybdenum carrier protein — protein sequence MRYPLRIISGGQTGVDQAALKAALETGLQTGGWCPPGRLCESGAIPVAFPLRETEQEHSERAPDIPRSLRTERNVRDADAVLILLPRDTAADPGTRWTRECAAHFRKPLLVADPYDPSNRETISKWIRATRPGTLNVAGPAGSRCPGIYDQTYSLLKKVFLLLIED from the coding sequence ATGCGATATCCCTTGAGGATCATAAGCGGGGGGCAAACTGGCGTTGACCAGGCAGCCCTGAAGGCGGCCTTGGAGACCGGCCTTCAAACCGGTGGCTGGTGTCCGCCGGGCAGGCTTTGTGAAAGCGGAGCGATTCCAGTAGCATTCCCCTTACGGGAAACAGAACAAGAACACAGTGAGCGGGCGCCTGATATCCCCCGTTCGCTCAGGACGGAACGGAATGTCAGGGATGCCGATGCAGTCCTAATCCTGCTTCCCCGGGACACGGCAGCCGACCCGGGCACACGCTGGACCCGTGAATGCGCAGCCCATTTCAGAAAGCCTTTGCTGGTGGCAGACCCTTACGATCCTTCCAACCGGGAGACCATTTCTAAATGGATCAGGGCCACCCGACCCGGGACCCTCAATGTGGCAGGCCCCGCAGGGAGCCGTTGTCCAGGCATTTACGATCAAACGTATTCCCTGCTGAAAAAGGTCTTTTTGCTTTTGATAGAGGATTAA